The following proteins are encoded in a genomic region of Alnus glutinosa chromosome 8, dhAlnGlut1.1, whole genome shotgun sequence:
- the LOC133875138 gene encoding uncharacterized protein At4g04775-like: MSVNSDASRPPPLCYCGVRARLRYSWTSDNPGRKWYGCIKYKEAGDCDFFKWADNHMTSYEKRLEEHMRDMEEGRRADIEKVEKMTMTNIDRLEKLIETKHNEQYARLRLELGLRQSNRKMFWVAVVVIILGLVIYLSGYSGSKVSYLMLE; this comes from the exons ATGTCGGTAAATAGTGATGCGTCAAGACCCCCTCCGTTATGTTATTGTGGAGTGCGTGCACGTTTAAGGTACTCATGGACTAGTGACAACCCCGGAAGAAAGTGGTATGGCTGTATAAAGTAtaag GAAGCTggggattgtgatttttttaagtggGCTGATAACCACATGACTTCTTATGAGAAGAGATTGGAGGAACATATGAGAGACATGGAGGAAGGGAGACGGGCTGATATTGAAAAAGTTGAGAAGATGACAATGACCAACATTGACAGACTTGAGAAGCTGattgaaacaaaacacaatgaacAATATGCTAGACTTCGACTGGAGTTGGGTCTGCGTCAAAGTAATAGAAAGATGTTTTGGGTAGCAGTAGTCGTAATCATTTTGGGCCTTGTAATTTATCTCAGTGGTTATAGTGGTTCTAAAGTTAGCTACTTGATGTTAGAATGA
- the LOC133875574 gene encoding pentatricopeptide repeat-containing protein At1g08070, chloroplastic-like: MERHLLNFLHSTLHIKQIKQVHALIVINYPTLTTDFVKSLLRLSIVVYARNVFDKIPQPTQVLYNSLISTFSKLSLNKNALEAFVLMHGSGTHVVGSIIAPVMKSCTSLLAVELAKEIHSLVVKCGFNSDIFVQTPLMDFYAKTCDIGSAKKVFEGIFMKDPICYNCLISGYSKSGDVIAAQRLFDEMSERTVVSWNSMISCYANNGYYHEGLRIFERMRAGGCSPNEISVATVLSICAKHRDLEMGLRVKKFIDKTNFRLNMIVSTALLEMYVKCGAVDDARHEFDCMDRKDVVTWSAMIAGYAQNGRPSEALELFERMKNEQIEPNDVALVSVLSACSQLGSVGVGERIGYYVESRGFIFNVYVASALLDMYSKCGNISKARQIFNKMPHKDIVSWNSLIAGLAANGFAEDAINLYENMKEIRVIPDDITFVGVLTACTHAGLIELGLEFFRSIKLDYDITPTIEHYACIVDLFCRSGRLKEAYEFICRMEVEPNVVIWGTLLSASRIHSNVELAELSVKKLLELEPENSGNYILLSNIYASVGRWQESLRVRNLMKINRVQKTTAYSWIEVDNKVHKFLVDDTSHARSNEVYFIVDGLAMQLTSASYNLNSDLEF; encoded by the coding sequence ATGGAACGCCATTTGTTAAATTTCCTTCACTCAACCCTGCACATAAAACAAATCAAGCAGGTTCACGCCTTGATTGTCATAAATTATCCTACTCTTACTACAGATTTCGTTAAAAGTCTACTTCGTTTGTCTATTGTTGTCTATGCTCGCAACGTGTTTGATAAGATTCCTCAACCAACTCAAGTTCTTTATAATTCCCTGATTTCAACATTCTCCAAGCTTTCATTGAACAAAAACGCTTTAGAAGCGTTCGTTTTGATGCATGGTAGTGGTACCCATGTGGTAGGTTCCATAATTGCACCCGTTATGAAGTCGTGCACTTCTTTGTTAGCTGTTGAATTAGCAAAAGAAATTCATTCATTGGTCGTAAAATGTGGGTTCAATTCGGatatttttgttcaaactcCTCTGATGGATTTTTATGCTAAAACGTGTGATATTGGATCTGCAAAGAAAGTTTTTGAAGGGATTTTTATGAAGGATCCAATCTGTTATAATTGTTTGATTTCTGGATATTCGAAGTCTGGTGATGTTATAGCAGCACAACGGTTGTTTGATGAGATGTCCGAGAGAACTGTTGTTTCGTGGAATTCTATGATTTCTTGCTATGCAAACAATGGATATTATCACGAGGGTTTGAGGATTTTCGAGAGGATGCGGGCTGGGGGATGTAGCCCCAATGAAATCAGTGTAGCCACTGTACTCTCTATATGTGCTAAGCATAGGGATttggaaatggggttgagagtTAAGAAGTTTATTGACAAGACCAATTTTCGTTTGAATATGATAGTGTCTACTGCATTGTTGGAAATGTATGTGAAATGTGGAGCTGTTGATGATGCACGTCATGAGTTTGATTGCATGGACAGAAAAGATGTTGTTACATGGAGTGCCATGATTGCTGGTTATGCCCAAAATGGGAGACCGAGTGAGGCCTTGGAGCTCTTTGAACGCATGAAAAATGAACAAATTGAACCTAATGATGTTGCCCTTGTTAGTGTTCTATCTGCTTGCTCTCAATTGGGTTCAGTGGGAGTTGGTGAGCGCATTGGCTACTATGTAGAGAGTCGAGGTTTTATCTTCAATGTTTATGTTGCCTCTGCACTATTGGATATGTACTCCAAGTGCGGGAATATTAGTAAAGCTCGTCAAATATTCAATAAGATGCCTCACAAAGATATTGTTAGTTGGAATTCACTGATTGCAGGTCTAGCAGCCAATGGTTTTGCGGAGGATGCGATTAATCTTTATGAGAACATGAAAGAAATTAGAGTAATACCAGATGATATAACATTTGTGGGTGTGTTGACTGCTTGCACCCATGCAGGCCTTATTGAATTGGGGCTTGAGTTTTTCAGAAGCATTAAATTGGATTATGATATTACACCAACTATAGAACATTATGCTTGTATTGTTGACCTCTTTTGTAGGTCTGGGAGACTGAAAGAGGCCTATGAGTTCATATGTAGAATGGAAGTGGAGCCTAATGTTGTGATATGGGGCACCTTACTCAGTGCTTCTAGAATCCATTCAAATGTAGAGCTTGCAGAGCTCTCGGTTAAGAAGTTACTAGAACTCGAGCCTGAGAACTCTGGGAACTATATCCTTCTTTCCAACATATATGCAAGTGTCGGCAGATGGCAAGAATCCTTGAGGGTGCGgaatttgatgaaaattaaCAGAGTGCAGAAAACCACTGCATATAGTTGGATAGAAGTGGATAATAAAGTGCATAAATTTTTAGTTGATGACACATCCCATGCTAGATCTAATGAGGTTTATTTCATTGTTGACGGGCTAGCAATGCAGTTGACTTCGGCAagttataatttaaattctgaCTTAGAATTTTGA
- the LOC133875976 gene encoding uncharacterized protein LOC133875976, producing MHLFVNSLLDKPSNNCGWACIDTTGDGKCMKVRGLEYSDLDQAGTCQIPNPPEWPPLLQIPAREYRAVTTGFVPFTDLPNGPNESCRSSGSCPATFLFTDMLLFRVNPSIMCKASAHQILHFLFPLSSHPLSCKKWSVVSKVYICGAIALLRLMMSYIKVTEKGIWRGRLIKSLQLMIS from the exons ATGCACCTGTTTGTTAATAGTCTGTTGGATAAACCTTCAAATAATTGTGGCTGGGCTTGTATTGATACAACGGGAGATGGAAAATGTATGAAAGTTCGTGGGTTAGAATACTCAGATTTGGACCAAGCAGGAACTTGTCAAATTCCTAACCCTCCAGAATGGCCTCCTCTGTTACAAATACCAGCTCGCGAATATCGTGCGGTGACAACTGGTTTTGTTCCATTTACAGACTTGCCAAATGGCCCAAATGAGTCATGCAGGAGTTCAGGGTCCTGTCCGGCAACTTTCCTTTTCACTG ACATGCTTTTGTTTCGGGTGAACCCATCTATAATGTGCAAAGCCAGTGCTCATCAAATTCTACATTTTCTGTTTCCTTTGAGCAGTCATCCATTGAGCTGCAAGAAG TGGTCAGTTGTGTCCAAGGTTTACATTTGTGGCGCAATAGCTCTTCTGAGATTAATGATGAGCTATATAAAGGTTACCGAAAAGGGAATTTGGAGAGGAAGATTAATAAAATCATTGCAG CTTATGATTTCTTAA